From Ignavibacteriota bacterium, the proteins below share one genomic window:
- a CDS encoding beta-galactosidase, with amino-acid sequence MLTTLTVLPVTAGQPGTFAIQGEHFLLNGKPFRIMSGEMHYPRVPRAYWADRFAKMKAMGLNTLCTYVFWNAHEPHPGDFTFEGNLDIAAYVREAQKAGLYVIVRPGPYVCSEWDFGGLPSWLLAEPDIKVRCSDPRYMAASRRYIERLAQELKGLQISEGGPIIMVQLENEYGSYGNDKQYLRDLRDILVKAGFTVPLFTSDGGAHYLLESGTLPDITPVVNFGGGPEGEFGALMKFRQNIPLMCGEFWCGWFTHWSDSLWGRSDGVKQAKELEWMLTTGKSFNLYMFHGGTNFGFTAGSNHAKLFEPDVTSYDYDAPLDEAGRPTPKFFAFRDLLQKHGHGGKKLPALPAPLPMIEIPKITLTEYAALFSSLPAPIHMPQPQPMEYFGQEHGLVLYRTKLVGPRSGKLVITELHDFASIYINGKLIGRIDRMRGENMLEIPKGIGDGDATLDILVEAMGRVNFGDKLIDRKGITERVTLSGVTLMSWDVFPIPMNDEFLGRIHYAAGDPVQAPAFMRGSFDLKATGDTYLDMKGWKKGIVWINGQNLGRFWDAGPQERLFVPGSWLVKGKNEIVVFDIDRTGNAPLRSVTAMK; translated from the coding sequence ATGCTCACGACCCTGACCGTTCTGCCGGTCACCGCCGGACAACCCGGTACCTTCGCCATTCAGGGCGAACACTTCCTCCTGAACGGCAAACCGTTCCGCATCATGTCGGGCGAGATGCACTATCCTCGCGTGCCACGTGCATACTGGGCAGATCGCTTCGCCAAGATGAAGGCCATGGGACTCAACACGCTCTGCACCTATGTCTTCTGGAATGCCCATGAGCCCCACCCCGGGGATTTTACCTTCGAAGGGAATCTGGATATCGCTGCGTATGTGCGCGAAGCACAGAAAGCCGGGCTCTACGTCATCGTCCGCCCCGGCCCGTACGTCTGCTCGGAATGGGACTTCGGCGGACTCCCGTCCTGGCTCCTTGCCGAACCTGATATCAAAGTGCGGTGCTCGGATCCACGGTACATGGCGGCTTCACGGCGCTACATCGAACGCCTCGCACAAGAACTGAAAGGCCTCCAGATCTCCGAAGGCGGGCCGATCATCATGGTCCAGCTCGAGAATGAGTACGGCAGCTACGGCAACGACAAGCAGTACCTCCGCGACCTGCGCGATATCCTCGTGAAGGCGGGCTTCACGGTACCACTCTTCACGTCGGACGGCGGTGCGCACTACCTCCTCGAATCCGGAACGCTGCCCGACATCACTCCTGTGGTGAATTTCGGCGGCGGACCCGAAGGCGAGTTCGGCGCACTCATGAAATTCCGTCAGAACATCCCGCTGATGTGCGGCGAGTTCTGGTGCGGCTGGTTCACGCACTGGTCGGACAGCCTCTGGGGCCGCTCCGATGGCGTGAAGCAGGCGAAAGAACTGGAATGGATGCTGACGACAGGGAAGTCGTTCAACCTGTATATGTTCCATGGCGGCACGAACTTCGGCTTCACCGCAGGGTCGAACCACGCGAAGCTCTTCGAACCCGACGTGACGAGTTACGATTACGACGCCCCGCTGGATGAAGCCGGACGGCCGACACCCAAGTTCTTCGCGTTCCGCGATCTCCTCCAGAAGCATGGCCATGGCGGCAAGAAACTGCCGGCCCTCCCGGCACCGCTCCCGATGATCGAGATCCCGAAGATCACGCTCACCGAATATGCCGCTCTGTTCTCCTCGCTCCCCGCACCGATCCATATGCCGCAACCGCAGCCTATGGAGTACTTCGGACAGGAACACGGCCTGGTGCTTTACCGCACGAAGCTCGTCGGCCCCCGCTCGGGCAAGCTCGTGATCACGGAACTGCACGACTTCGCGAGCATCTATATCAATGGCAAGCTCATCGGCCGCATCGACCGCATGCGCGGCGAAAATATGCTCGAGATCCCGAAAGGGATCGGCGACGGCGATGCCACGCTCGACATCCTCGTGGAAGCGATGGGACGCGTGAACTTCGGCGACAAGCTGATCGACAGGAAGGGGATCACCGAGCGGGTCACACTCTCCGGAGTGACGCTGATGAGCTGGGATGTGTTCCCGATCCCGATGAATGACGAATTCCTCGGACGGATCCACTATGCCGCCGGCGATCCGGTGCAAGCCCCGGCGTTCATGCGCGGATCCTTCGACCTCAAGGCCACCGGCGATACCTATCTCGATATGAAGGGATGGAAGAAGGGTATCGTCTGGATCAACGGCCAGAACCTCGGCCGCTTCTGGGATGCCGGCCCGCAGGAACGTCTGTTCGTCCCCGGGTCATGGCTTGTGAAAGGAAAGAACGAGATCGTCGTGTTCGATATCGACCGCACAGGCAATGCACCCCTCCGCTCTGTGACCGCCATGAAGTGA
- a CDS encoding T9SS type A sorting domain-containing protein — MISSTRFSATAHFVRVAVTCALALLTISSTLADTKGRAPSPLLDDPCGLPDTTTVEYRLAAALNWGYGFDSLKADLARWGLSPFVRIDSIGATVQNRPIFMLTIEDTVPTFSPRKRVWIHARTHPNEVQGTWVTNEIIRQLLSPSALGEKLRKACVFNIVPMINPDGVELAKARQNAHNIDIESNWTAVPGEPEVQTLRRTFTTLMATENPIRIMLNMHSAYGEQRYFVYHAEQGTSPAYALIEQRFINAVRSYFPGGIQPYTYFVSWTSAPAQQYPESWFWSNHGANVIALTYEDMNSANARAFDSTATALLSGIADELAGGAPTDVIADWNVPATFSLGQNYPNPFNPSTSITLSVAERQQTTVIIYDLLGQEVATLMDDVLDPGRYALTWDARGMASGTYICRATSGGRSAAKTMLLLR; from the coding sequence ATGATCTCATCGACACGCTTTTCCGCCACGGCGCACTTCGTGCGCGTCGCTGTCACCTGTGCTCTTGCGCTGCTCACCATCTCCTCGACACTCGCCGACACCAAGGGCCGCGCGCCTTCGCCCCTTCTCGACGACCCGTGCGGCCTGCCCGACACGACGACAGTGGAATACCGGCTCGCCGCAGCCTTGAACTGGGGCTACGGCTTCGATTCACTCAAAGCAGACCTCGCGCGCTGGGGCCTCAGTCCATTCGTGCGCATCGACTCCATCGGCGCAACGGTGCAGAACCGGCCGATCTTCATGCTGACGATCGAGGATACGGTGCCAACGTTCTCGCCCCGCAAACGGGTGTGGATCCACGCACGGACCCATCCGAATGAGGTTCAGGGAACCTGGGTAACTAACGAGATCATCCGGCAACTCCTCAGCCCTTCAGCACTCGGAGAAAAACTCAGAAAGGCGTGCGTGTTCAACATCGTCCCGATGATCAATCCGGACGGCGTGGAGCTCGCCAAGGCACGGCAGAATGCCCACAATATCGATATCGAAAGCAACTGGACCGCCGTCCCCGGCGAACCCGAAGTGCAGACCCTTCGCCGGACATTCACGACACTGATGGCCACGGAGAACCCGATCCGGATCATGCTCAATATGCACTCGGCGTACGGTGAGCAACGCTACTTCGTCTATCATGCTGAGCAAGGGACCTCCCCTGCATATGCCCTGATCGAACAGCGGTTCATCAATGCGGTGCGGTCGTATTTCCCGGGGGGCATCCAACCGTACACGTACTTCGTCTCCTGGACCTCCGCCCCTGCACAGCAATACCCGGAAAGCTGGTTCTGGTCGAACCACGGTGCGAACGTGATCGCCCTCACGTACGAGGACATGAACTCGGCAAATGCCCGTGCGTTCGATTCCACCGCAACGGCGCTCCTCTCCGGCATCGCGGATGAACTTGCGGGCGGTGCACCCACGGATGTGATCGCCGATTGGAACGTCCCCGCGACGTTCAGCCTTGGCCAGAACTATCCCAATCCCTTCAACCCATCAACGTCGATCACCCTGTCGGTGGCCGAACGGCAACAGACCACCGTGATCATCTATGATCTCCTCGGACAAGAGGTGGCAACGTTGATGGATGATGTGCTGGACCCGGGAAGGTACGCGCTCACGTGGGATGCGCGCGGGATGGCGAGCGGGACGTACATCTGCAGGGCGACGTCAGGTGGGCGCTCGGCAGCAAAGACGATGCTGCTCCTTCGTTGA
- the htpG gene encoding molecular chaperone HtpG, giving the protein MSSHQETLEFKSELRQVLNIITHSLYSHKEVFLRELISNASDAIDTVRFNSLSNEDMLEGNRDWKIKLVPDKAAGTLTISDNGVGMSRETVVENLGTIARSGTKAFLESLKAAGSGDRPELIGQFGVGFYSAFMVADRVTVLSRMAGDPTMGVRWESDGQGSFTVESVPKATRGTDITLHLKEDEKDFLEPWTLRRLVKQFSDFIEHPVVMDVEKENDKKEKETVEETLNSRKALWLRSKSDVTTEEYNAFYQQVSGDFTEPAKVIHYAGEGTMEFKVLLFIPGHKPFDMQFGEPKYGPKLYIRRVLIMEHCEQLLPPYLRFVRGVVDSSDLPLNVSRELLQQNPLLERIQRNLVKSVLKALEEMKASEPEAYSTFFKELGGVLKEGIATDHTNREQVADLMLYESINTETGKTTTLPEYTGKMPADQKDIYYLTGESRALIEHAPTLEIFRSRGWDVLLMTDAIDEFVLPSLHDYRGKHLKAADKGDLEGSEVIPEEEKKKFEPLFGFMKQTLNGIQEVRLSSRLKESASCLVSDEGAMGANMERIMQKLGQAGRVSDRILELNGSHAVVRAVQALYAAQPGDARIERVVRLLYEQAIIAEGSKLTDPQGFAQRVNDLISGDLAAGTGAGS; this is encoded by the coding sequence ATGTCATCGCACCAGGAAACCCTTGAATTCAAGAGTGAGCTCCGCCAGGTCCTGAATATCATCACCCATTCCCTCTATTCCCACAAGGAGGTCTTCCTCCGGGAACTGATCAGCAATGCGAGCGACGCGATCGATACCGTCCGTTTCAACTCGCTGAGCAATGAGGACATGCTGGAAGGGAACCGGGATTGGAAGATCAAACTGGTCCCCGACAAGGCGGCCGGCACGCTGACCATTTCGGACAATGGGGTCGGGATGTCGCGTGAAACCGTTGTGGAGAACCTCGGAACGATCGCCCGGTCCGGCACCAAGGCGTTCCTCGAATCGCTCAAGGCGGCGGGATCAGGGGACCGGCCAGAGCTGATCGGGCAGTTCGGGGTGGGCTTCTATTCCGCCTTCATGGTGGCCGACCGCGTGACGGTTCTCTCGCGCATGGCGGGCGATCCGACCATGGGTGTCCGCTGGGAGTCCGACGGTCAGGGATCATTCACCGTGGAATCCGTACCCAAAGCGACCCGCGGGACGGACATCACCCTCCATCTCAAAGAGGACGAGAAGGACTTCCTGGAGCCCTGGACGCTCCGCCGATTAGTGAAGCAGTTCTCCGATTTCATCGAGCACCCGGTGGTCATGGACGTGGAGAAGGAGAACGACAAGAAGGAAAAGGAAACGGTCGAGGAGACACTCAACTCCCGCAAGGCATTGTGGTTGAGGTCGAAAAGTGATGTCACCACCGAGGAGTACAACGCGTTCTATCAGCAGGTTTCCGGCGACTTCACCGAACCGGCAAAGGTGATCCACTACGCCGGCGAAGGGACGATGGAGTTCAAGGTCCTTCTGTTCATCCCCGGGCACAAACCCTTCGACATGCAATTCGGTGAACCGAAGTATGGCCCGAAGCTGTACATCCGCCGCGTCCTGATCATGGAGCACTGCGAGCAGTTGCTTCCACCCTATCTCCGGTTCGTCCGTGGCGTCGTGGACAGCAGCGACCTTCCTCTGAACGTGTCTCGTGAGCTGCTCCAGCAGAACCCCCTGCTCGAACGCATCCAGCGGAACCTGGTGAAGAGCGTGCTCAAGGCGCTGGAAGAGATGAAGGCTTCGGAGCCGGAAGCGTACAGCACATTCTTCAAAGAACTCGGCGGTGTGCTCAAAGAAGGTATCGCCACGGACCACACGAACCGCGAGCAGGTGGCGGACCTGATGCTCTACGAGTCCATCAATACCGAAACCGGCAAGACCACCACGCTGCCGGAGTATACGGGCAAGATGCCGGCGGACCAGAAGGACATCTACTATCTCACCGGCGAGAGCCGTGCGCTCATCGAGCATGCCCCGACGCTCGAGATCTTCCGCTCCCGCGGCTGGGATGTGCTCTTGATGACCGACGCCATCGACGAGTTCGTTCTCCCCTCCCTGCATGACTACCGGGGCAAGCACCTGAAGGCAGCGGACAAGGGCGACCTCGAAGGAAGCGAGGTGATCCCGGAGGAAGAGAAGAAGAAGTTCGAACCGCTCTTCGGCTTCATGAAGCAGACACTCAACGGGATCCAGGAGGTCCGCCTCTCGTCCCGACTGAAGGAGAGCGCTTCCTGCCTCGTGAGCGACGAGGGAGCCATGGGCGCGAACATGGAGCGGATCATGCAGAAGCTCGGCCAGGCCGGCAGGGTCTCCGATCGCATCCTGGAGCTGAATGGCAGCCATGCAGTTGTGCGTGCAGTGCAGGCATTGTATGCCGCACAACCCGGTGACGCACGGATCGAACGCGTTGTGCGATTGCTGTACGAGCAGGCGATCATTGCCGAAGGTTCGAAGCTGACGGACCCCCAGGGCTTCGCCCAGAGGGTGAACGACCTGATCTCAGGGGACCTGGCTGCGGGGACCGGCGCAGGGAGCTGA
- a CDS encoding response regulator: MAEGFALHDRMKGRFWPLSLGLAVILLIASGWWFGDREADRHDQEMREEVLRSAIYVAGTVDPALVGQLTFTPGDRDIPAYQRIREQMNGAVGEITHAGVYSLALRGDHILFGPETYPLNDPASSAPGSEFRQAGPQYRAIFRDHDPVVFGPQEDEFGTWVTALAPVMDGSGSHVVLVVGVDVPASEWNRSLNIVRIRPLILTGLLAVFLVAASMLAYHGLRRLSPTNIQVRVWVITPSVIAVLVAAIFYGLYEYHVYTQDSHLRLHTLHDQVQDKWNTLYGVQVQSLRSVHDRFMLDAGMERAWVRGDAGALRSVAAQRFEEMKFDVGINQLFCITPDGTCLARGHKPAVFGDRIDRPTFLLSRASGEDSWGTELGSRGAVSLRYTRPWTVRGRQIGYLEIGKNIEAIVQRFAISMHLDAIVILHKRSVDREEVEQGVRNNYIAGDWETYPAGVVVQSTLKGVPREIEELLREGRNNGPTARVLVAHHGDHVYGCGFIPVNDPHGNEILSLITLTDVTREQDAAGNGILISLGFWVVLLGSVIAFLWIVSGKIQDQLMNMFAQIQEGESRMRAITGSAQDGIIMIDPHGTVSFWNPAAERIFGYSAADVIGKDLHKILAPERYTVGYRDAFAEFQSSGTGAGIGKILEVEALAKDGREVPVQLALSAVRLNDGWHAIGLVRDITEQRKYEAEREAAHLELNEALMEVREANEALKETTARAHALAGQAEAANVAKSQFLANMSHEIRTPMNGIIGMTGLLIDSPLNPEQRQFVDVVRTSSEALLALINDILDFSKIEAHKIELDDLEFNLHTILEETTELLAVKAHEKDLHIVCLIDPNVPQLVRGDPGRVRQVLLNLGGNAVKFTHEGGVTLHACLDRIEEGRPVVRFAITDSGVGIPQEKQQKLFTPFTQVDGSITRRYGGTGLGLAISMQLAELMGGEIGMESPARSPITKEEQRGSMFWFTVRFAPVEHAIPDVSGPASILEGVRVLVVDDSEANRFLVRTLLHNWGCRSGEAISGEHALEVLEEALNSGDPYQFALMDMAMPGIDGAETGKRVKASRRLMDTHLVMLTSLGERGDRQRILETGFAAYFTKPFRQNHLKEAMEAILGGKGTDVTPEDAPPKRAAAEPSPARILIAEDNPINQLVALKILAKLGYRAETVSNGAEAVEAVTSGSYDIILMDCQMPEMDGFEATRTLRGQNREIPIIAMTANAMKGDRELCLESGMNDYLSKPVKSGELAAMLERWLPPTRP; encoded by the coding sequence ATGGCAGAAGGATTCGCGCTACATGACCGGATGAAGGGCCGATTCTGGCCACTAAGTCTTGGTCTCGCCGTCATCCTGCTCATCGCCAGCGGCTGGTGGTTCGGCGACCGGGAGGCGGACCGACACGATCAGGAAATGCGGGAGGAGGTCCTCCGTAGTGCGATCTATGTCGCGGGGACGGTCGACCCGGCACTTGTCGGTCAGCTCACGTTCACCCCCGGGGACCGCGATATTCCTGCCTATCAACGTATCAGAGAACAAATGAATGGGGCAGTGGGTGAGATCACCCATGCGGGCGTGTACAGTCTCGCCCTCAGGGGTGATCACATTCTGTTCGGTCCCGAAACCTATCCGCTCAACGACCCGGCCTCCAGTGCTCCCGGGTCTGAGTTTCGTCAGGCTGGTCCGCAGTATCGTGCGATCTTCCGGGACCATGACCCGGTCGTGTTTGGTCCGCAGGAGGATGAGTTCGGGACCTGGGTGACGGCACTTGCCCCCGTGATGGATGGATCGGGGAGCCACGTCGTCCTCGTGGTCGGTGTGGATGTTCCTGCCTCGGAATGGAACCGATCCCTGAATATTGTCCGGATCCGCCCTCTGATTCTTACCGGTCTTCTCGCCGTGTTCCTTGTTGCGGCGAGCATGCTGGCATATCATGGCCTGCGCCGATTGAGTCCGACGAACATCCAGGTCCGGGTGTGGGTGATCACGCCATCGGTCATCGCGGTGCTCGTCGCCGCGATCTTCTACGGTTTGTACGAGTACCATGTCTACACGCAGGACTCCCACCTGCGGCTGCACACCCTGCACGATCAGGTGCAGGATAAATGGAATACCCTCTATGGGGTGCAGGTGCAGTCCTTGCGGTCAGTGCATGATCGCTTCATGCTCGACGCCGGCATGGAGCGGGCATGGGTGAGGGGTGATGCGGGCGCATTGCGTTCGGTGGCCGCGCAACGATTCGAAGAGATGAAGTTCGACGTGGGCATCAATCAGTTGTTCTGCATCACACCGGATGGCACCTGCCTGGCGCGCGGACACAAACCCGCCGTGTTCGGCGATCGCATCGACCGGCCAACATTTCTTCTTTCCCGTGCAAGCGGGGAGGATTCATGGGGGACAGAGCTGGGTTCACGTGGAGCGGTCTCCTTAAGGTACACCCGTCCCTGGACGGTGCGTGGGCGTCAGATCGGCTATCTCGAGATCGGGAAGAATATCGAAGCGATCGTTCAACGCTTCGCGATCAGTATGCATCTGGATGCGATCGTGATTCTCCATAAACGCTCTGTGGACCGTGAAGAAGTGGAACAGGGGGTCCGGAACAACTACATTGCCGGCGACTGGGAGACGTACCCGGCCGGCGTGGTGGTGCAGAGTACGCTCAAGGGTGTACCCCGGGAGATCGAGGAACTCCTTCGCGAGGGACGAAATAATGGTCCGACCGCGCGCGTGCTCGTCGCCCATCATGGTGATCATGTCTATGGCTGCGGGTTCATCCCGGTCAATGATCCGCATGGCAATGAGATCCTCTCCCTGATCACGCTGACTGATGTGACGAGAGAACAGGATGCGGCAGGGAACGGGATCCTGATCAGCCTGGGATTCTGGGTCGTCCTCCTCGGGAGTGTGATCGCGTTCCTGTGGATCGTCAGCGGCAAGATCCAGGATCAGCTGATGAACATGTTCGCGCAGATCCAGGAAGGTGAATCGAGGATGCGGGCGATCACGGGATCGGCCCAGGATGGGATCATCATGATCGATCCTCACGGCACTGTCTCCTTCTGGAACCCTGCCGCCGAACGCATCTTCGGATACTCCGCGGCGGACGTGATCGGCAAGGACCTGCACAAGATCCTCGCGCCGGAGCGGTACACGGTGGGTTATCGGGACGCCTTCGCGGAATTTCAGTCCTCCGGCACGGGTGCAGGGATCGGTAAGATCCTGGAGGTGGAGGCCCTCGCAAAGGACGGCCGTGAGGTGCCGGTCCAACTTGCACTGTCTGCCGTCCGTTTGAATGATGGGTGGCATGCCATCGGGCTTGTCCGGGATATCACCGAACAGCGGAAGTATGAAGCGGAGCGCGAAGCCGCGCACCTCGAGCTCAACGAGGCCCTCATGGAAGTGCGCGAGGCGAATGAAGCCCTGAAGGAAACCACCGCACGCGCGCATGCGCTCGCCGGTCAGGCGGAAGCCGCCAATGTTGCGAAGTCCCAGTTCCTTGCGAACATGAGCCATGAGATCCGCACACCGATGAACGGGATCATCGGCATGACCGGCCTGCTGATCGATTCTCCCCTGAACCCTGAACAGAGGCAGTTCGTCGACGTGGTCCGGACCAGCAGCGAGGCATTGCTTGCCCTCATCAATGACATCCTGGATTTTTCCAAGATCGAGGCGCACAAGATCGAACTGGATGATCTGGAGTTCAATCTCCATACGATCCTTGAGGAGACCACGGAACTCCTCGCGGTCAAGGCGCACGAGAAAGACCTCCATATCGTTTGTCTCATCGACCCCAATGTACCCCAGCTCGTGCGGGGTGACCCCGGACGTGTCCGGCAGGTCCTCCTGAACCTCGGGGGGAATGCCGTGAAATTCACTCACGAAGGTGGTGTGACGCTCCATGCATGTCTGGACCGGATCGAGGAGGGGCGGCCGGTCGTGCGGTTCGCCATCACCGATAGTGGCGTCGGCATTCCCCAGGAGAAGCAGCAGAAGCTCTTCACCCCGTTCACCCAGGTCGATGGTTCCATCACCCGCAGGTATGGTGGTACGGGGCTGGGACTTGCGATCTCCATGCAACTTGCCGAGCTCATGGGAGGGGAGATCGGCATGGAGAGTCCGGCCCGCTCCCCCATCACGAAAGAGGAGCAGCGCGGTTCGATGTTCTGGTTCACCGTACGGTTCGCTCCGGTGGAGCATGCCATCCCCGATGTCTCCGGTCCGGCCAGCATCCTGGAAGGGGTGCGTGTTCTGGTGGTGGACGACAGCGAGGCAAACAGATTCCTCGTGCGCACGCTGCTGCATAATTGGGGGTGCCGCTCCGGCGAGGCGATCAGTGGTGAGCATGCGCTGGAGGTCCTGGAGGAGGCGCTGAACTCCGGTGATCCATACCAGTTCGCCCTCATGGACATGGCGATGCCGGGGATCGATGGCGCCGAGACAGGGAAGAGAGTCAAAGCATCGCGCCGGCTCATGGACACGCACCTGGTGATGTTAACATCGCTGGGTGAGCGGGGGGATCGGCAGCGGATCCTGGAGACCGGATTCGCCGCATACTTCACGAAGCCGTTCCGCCAGAATCACCTGAAGGAGGCAATGGAAGCCATCCTCGGCGGGAAGGGAACAGATGTCACACCCGAAGATGCGCCACCGAAGCGCGCAGCCGCAGAACCCTCGCCGGCGCGGATCCTGATCGCTGAAGATAACCCGATCAACCAGCTCGTGGCGCTGAAGATCCTCGCGAAGCTTGGCTACCGGGCCGAAACCGTCTCCAATGGCGCGGAAGCAGTGGAAGCCGTCACCTCGGGCAGCTATGATATCATCCTGATGGATTGCCAGATGCCGGAGATGGACGGGTTCGAGGCAACACGCACGCTGCGCGGGCAGAACCGGGAGATCCCGATCATCGCGATGACCGCCAACGCCATGAAGGGCGACCGGGAACTCTGCCTCGAGTCCGGCATGAATGACTATCTCAGCAAACCGGTGAAGTCCGGCGAGCTCGCCGCCATGCTGGAGCGGTGGTTGCCTCCCACGCGTCCGTGA